A single genomic interval of Anopheles marshallii chromosome 2, idAnoMarsDA_429_01, whole genome shotgun sequence harbors:
- the LOC128718964 gene encoding glutathione S-transferase 1-1-like: protein MPAPTLYYYPMSPPARSVLLLIKELGLTVNLKEVNPLAGETRTEEFMRMNPEHTIPTLDDNGFYLGESRAILSYLIDAYRPGHTLYPNIPKEKSLINRVLHHDLGSFYPKFFGTIGALFSGSATEFSDEMKTNAEKALNDLETYLIRNDYFAGENLTIADLALLPTIASAVHCGLNLTKYKRLNAWYESCQQLKGYHDDQEASRQVAEFLRSKYPPGLEPLN from the exons ATGCCAGCTCCTACTCTGTACTATTATCCCATGAGCCCACCAGCCCGGTCGGTTTTGCTACTGATTAAGGAGCTTGGATTGACGGTGAAT CTGAAGGAGGTTAACCCACTTGCTGGTGAAACGCGCACCGAGGAGTTCATGCGCATGAATCCGGAACATACCATTCCAACGCTGGACGATAATGGATTCTATCTGGGTGAATCACGTGCCATTCTGTCGTACTTGATTGATGCGTATCGTCCCGGGCACACGCTCTATCCAAACATTCCAAAGGAAAAGTCCCTAATCAATCGGGTGCTGCATCACGATTTGGGATCGTTCTATCCGAAGTTTTTCGGTACTATTGGCGCGTTGTTTTCCGGCTCGGCCACGGAATTCTCGGACGAGATGAAAACTAATGCCGAAAAAGCGTTGAACGACTTGGAGACTTATCTTATCCGCAATGACTACTTCGCGGGCGAGAATTTAACCATCGCGGACTTGGCATTGCTACCGACGATTGCTTCGGCTGTG CACTGTGGTTTAAATTTAACGAAGTACAAGCGACTAAACGCTTGGTATGAAAGCTGCCAGCAGTTGAAGGGATACCATGATGATCAGGAAGCATCTCGACAGGTTGCGGAGTTCCTACGTTCCAAGTATCCGCCCGGTTTGGAACCATTGAACTAA
- the LOC128718963 gene encoding gustatory receptor for sugar taste 64a-like, producing MNFHSTIRPILVIFLLFGQFPLYGVLSRKPSQWHFRWCSFQTVLCLVLVLVGLFLCFVEYDRLIVIGVNADNIIGPLFYADVIIIMLLLLRVATRWSSLVPKWEQVEAMEVMQYNARQQDTRSSRRIRAVALLLLAMGFAEHMFSIGKTVYAKVDEGRICNWDYSNLPEYYALRTYGFFFRHVPYNFPAFIFLEYANTALTMAWTVQDVLIIMISDSIAGYFGRLNARIQFYSTVQVIAREKFWSEIHCDYVMVCELLEHVMSICSPLLVISCGTNLYLICYQLFHLVESQKFIIMTVFTYYSLFVVILRTILTLHYCSAVHEVARNPLKLCRRVPTTNWCNELERFYTFIRKSSIAISAMGLFRLTKKTMLTMLGAVITYELVMLHFAQSTANQGIVRECSTEEFLFEPKTQSQDN from the exons ATGAATTTTCACAGCACCATCCGACCGATACTGGTcatatttttgctgtttggaCAATTTCCGCTCTACGGTGTCCTTTCCCGTAAACCAAGTCAGTGGCATTTTCGCTGGTGCTCATTCCAGACAGTGCTCTGTTTGGTGCTAGTACTTGTAGGACTTTTCCTGTGTTTCGTTGAGTATGATCGGCTGATAGTGATAGGTGTCAATGCGGATAACATTATTGGACCACTGTTCTATGCGGAtgtgattattattatgttgctgctactgcgtGTAGCAACCCGTTGGTCATCATTGGTACCGAAATGGGAACAGGTGGAAGCAATGGAAGTGATGCAGTACAATGCACGACAACAGGACACACGATCCAGCCGCCGAATCCGTGCAGTGGCGTTGCTTCTGCTAGCCATGGGATTTG CTGAGCATATGTTTTCGATTGGGAAAACTGTATACGCAAAAGTGGATGAAGGACGCATCTGCAACTGGGATTACAGTAACCTACCCGAGTACTACGCATTGCGGACGTACGGATTCTTCTTCCGCCATGTACCTTACAACTTTCCAGCGTTTATATTTCTGGAA TACGCAAATACGGCCCTTACCATGGCCTGGACCGTGCAGGATGTGCTGATAATCATGATCAGCGACTCCATCGCAGGTTACTTCGGTCGGCTGAATGCTAGAATTCAGTTCTACAGCACTGTGCAGGTAATTGCTAGGGAAAAGTTCTGGAGCGAAATTCACTGCGACTACGTAATGGTTTGCGAACTGCTGGAACATGTCATGAGCATATGTTCTCCCTTGCTAGTGATTTCTTGTGGCACCAATCTGTACTTAATCTGCTACCAGCTGTTTCATCTTGTAGA ATCGCAAAAGTTTATAATTATGACTGTATTTACCTATTACTCACTATTTGTCGTAATATTGCGAACAATTTTGACCTTACATTACTGTTCTGCCGTACATGAAGTTGCGCGAAATCCGCTTAAACTGTGCCGTCGAGTGCCGACGACGAATTGGTGTAACGAG CTCGAAAGATTTTACACCTTCATTCGTAAAAGCTCGATAGCGATCAGTGCGATGGGACTGTTTCGACTCACCAAGAAAACAATGTTAACG ATGCTTGGTGCGGTTATTACCTATGAGCTGGTTATGTTGCATTTTGCTCAGAGCACCGCCAATCAGGGCATTGTACGGGAATGTTCTACCGAGGAATTTCTGTTCGAGCCAAAAACACAAAGCCAAGACAACTAA